The Candidatus Brocadiia bacterium genome includes a window with the following:
- the ffh gene encoding signal recognition particle protein — MFDNITEKLQAAFRKLAGRGKLTESNIQDGLREVRMALLEADVNYKVVKDFIDRVTKRAIGQEVIQSISPAQQIIKIVHDELVTLMGGAVDASLQFASQPPTVIMMAGLQGCGKTTTCAKLAKFLIKKGKRPLLVAADIQRPAAVDQLKSLGKQLNIPVYSEEMGPPPRICAQAVKHAITNNLDVVILDTAGRLHINEELMDELKEINRRTSPNHIFLVADAMTGQDAVNSAKAFNEQLPLGGVILTKLDGDARGGAALSIKAVTLKPIKFVGIGEKMDNFEEFHPDRMASRILGMGDVVSLVEKAQSVMDEDQAKKLQDKMLKNKLDLQDFLDQLQQIKKMGSLKDLMAMIPGIGGALKNVDMDDKQLKRIEAIIQSMTPKERTEPDILDGKRKLRISKGSGTSVAEINSLLKQFNEMQKMMKNMGKMPKSMMSKFLR; from the coding sequence ATGTTTGATAATATCACCGAAAAACTCCAAGCCGCGTTCCGCAAGCTGGCCGGCCGGGGCAAGCTGACTGAGTCCAATATCCAGGATGGCCTGCGCGAAGTGCGCATGGCTTTGCTTGAGGCCGACGTTAATTACAAGGTCGTTAAGGACTTCATTGACCGCGTCACTAAGCGGGCCATAGGTCAGGAGGTCATCCAGAGCATCTCGCCGGCTCAGCAGATAATCAAGATAGTCCACGACGAGCTGGTCACCCTGATGGGCGGGGCAGTAGATGCTAGTTTACAGTTTGCCTCACAGCCGCCGACCGTGATAATGATGGCCGGTCTTCAGGGTTGCGGCAAGACCACCACCTGCGCAAAGTTGGCCAAGTTTCTTATCAAGAAGGGCAAGCGTCCGTTACTGGTGGCCGCGGATATCCAGCGGCCGGCCGCCGTTGACCAGTTAAAGTCGTTGGGCAAACAGCTAAATATCCCGGTATATTCCGAGGAAATGGGTCCGCCGCCGCGTATTTGCGCTCAGGCTGTTAAACATGCAATAACCAATAACCTCGATGTGGTCATATTGGATACGGCCGGACGTCTGCATATAAACGAAGAGCTGATGGATGAGCTCAAGGAAATTAACCGCCGGACCAGCCCGAACCATATATTCCTGGTGGCTGATGCCATGACCGGGCAGGACGCGGTCAACAGCGCCAAGGCCTTCAATGAGCAATTGCCATTGGGCGGCGTGATTCTGACCAAGCTGGACGGCGACGCCCGGGGCGGCGCGGCCCTGTCCATCAAGGCCGTCACCTTGAAGCCCATCAAGTTTGTTGGTATCGGCGAGAAGATGGATAATTTTGAGGAGTTTCACCCGGACCGGATGGCATCGCGCATCTTGGGTATGGGTGACGTGGTCTCGCTGGTGGAAAAGGCGCAGTCGGTGATGGACGAAGACCAGGCCAAGAAACTTCAGGACAAGATGCTCAAGAATAAACTGGATTTGCAGGACTTCCTGGACCAGTTACAGCAGATAAAGAAGATGGGCTCCCTCAAGGACCTGATGGCTATGATACCGGGCATCGGCGGGGCGCTTAAGAATGTGGATATGGACGACAAGCAGTTGAAACGGATAGAGGCGATAATCCAGTCGATGACGCCCAAGGAGCGGACCGAGCCGGACATCCTGGACGGCAAGCGCAAACTGCGCATCTCCAAGGGCAGCGGTACCAGCGTGGCCGAGATTAACTCACTTCTCAAACAGTTCAACGAGATGCAGAAGATGATGAAGAATATGGGCAAGATGCCCAAGTCAATGATGAGTAAGTTCTTAAGATAG
- the murA gene encoding UDP-N-acetylglucosamine 1-carboxyvinyltransferase gives MDKFIIKGGSLLKGSVTVSGSKNAALPILAATLLAKGQCVIKGVPNLSDVEVLAKILRELGVDVERKPNGDIETEVKNEKNSTARYELVKTMRASFCVLGPLIGKRRTAKVSLPGGCVIGVRPIDLHEKGLKMLGATIDYEHGYLIGKADKLVGCEMYLGGTFGSTVTGTANVLMAAVLAKGRTVIENAACEPEVQDLSNFLVKMGAKIKGIGTHRLEIEGVKLLKGTTYTVIPDRIEAGTFITAGALLGDNMTIKNCRLDHLVAVLDKYKDMGVTVTRVSNTECRVSRVKYIKPVDVATLPYPGFPTDMQAQVMVLLALADGISIITEKIYPDRFMHVAELNRMGARIRKEAAYSIIQGVKHLLGAPVMASDLRASAALVLAAMVAKGTTEVQRVYHIDRGYEKIEQKLIALGANIKRVSDKVSAADE, from the coding sequence ATGGACAAATTCATCATCAAAGGCGGTTCACTTCTCAAGGGCTCGGTCACCGTCAGCGGTTCCAAGAATGCGGCGCTGCCCATCCTGGCCGCGACGCTTCTGGCTAAAGGCCAATGCGTTATCAAGGGCGTGCCCAACCTTTCCGACGTAGAAGTGCTTGCCAAAATCCTGCGCGAGCTGGGCGTTGACGTGGAACGCAAGCCCAACGGTGATATCGAGACAGAGGTCAAGAATGAAAAGAACTCCACAGCCCGCTACGAATTGGTCAAGACTATGCGGGCGTCGTTCTGCGTGCTTGGGCCGCTCATCGGCAAGCGCCGGACGGCTAAGGTTTCCCTGCCCGGCGGCTGCGTCATCGGCGTCCGGCCCATAGATTTACATGAGAAAGGGCTCAAGATGCTCGGTGCCACCATTGATTACGAACACGGATATCTTATCGGCAAGGCCGATAAGCTGGTCGGCTGTGAGATGTATCTGGGCGGAACATTCGGTTCCACCGTTACCGGCACGGCCAATGTGCTGATGGCGGCGGTGCTGGCCAAAGGTCGGACCGTTATCGAGAACGCCGCCTGCGAGCCGGAGGTCCAGGACCTGTCTAACTTCTTGGTCAAGATGGGCGCTAAGATTAAAGGTATCGGTACGCACCGGCTGGAGATAGAAGGCGTCAAGTTGCTTAAGGGCACGACCTATACGGTTATTCCTGACCGGATAGAGGCTGGCACGTTCATCACCGCCGGCGCTTTGCTGGGCGATAATATGACCATCAAGAACTGCCGGCTTGACCATCTGGTCGCTGTGCTGGATAAGTACAAGGATATGGGCGTAACCGTTACCCGTGTATCAAATACCGAGTGCCGGGTGTCACGCGTTAAATACATCAAACCCGTGGATGTGGCCACGTTGCCGTATCCGGGTTTCCCGACCGATATGCAGGCTCAGGTGATGGTCTTGCTGGCGTTGGCAGATGGCATCAGTATAATTACTGAAAAGATTTATCCGGACCGGTTTATGCATGTGGCCGAACTCAACCGCATGGGCGCGCGCATCCGTAAAGAGGCGGCTTATTCCATCATCCAGGGCGTCAAGCATCTTCTGGGCGCGCCGGTGATGGCGTCCGACCTCAGGGCATCGGCCGCTCTGGTCCTGGCCGCTATGGTAGCCAAAGGCACTACCGAGGTTCAGCGCGTTTACCATATCGACCGCGGTTATGAGAAGATAGAGCAGAAACTCATCGCCTTAGGAGCCAACATTAAACGTGTATCTGATAAGGTATCTGCTGCCGATGAATAA
- the prmC gene encoding peptide chain release factor N(5)-glutamine methyltransferase, with amino-acid sequence MSVSIAGILRSLHSKDKSRNIDVETLLAHSISPRAERIELYKNPDKVLAKQTIQRFNKYLKQYRCDYPLAYIVGHREFMSLDFVTKPGVLIPRPETEFVVEAALVALKTVARPVVMDIGTGSGNIAVSIAKHINNPAIKIYASDISARALVIAGQNSRNHKVSKFITFCRGNLFEAFRKHRLEGKVDMIVSNPPYVARSEARLLMPSVRRYEPKQALFAIDSGLSFYKEIIASAPKYLKPGGRVILEMGHNKLRHIQKLVVKSGYFGSIKTIQDYNGIERVIVTKYIGHSI; translated from the coding sequence ATGTCTGTAAGCATTGCTGGTATTTTACGTAGCTTGCATTCCAAGGACAAGTCCCGCAATATAGATGTGGAAACGCTCCTGGCCCATAGCATATCTCCACGCGCCGAGCGGATAGAGCTATATAAGAATCCGGATAAGGTGTTGGCTAAGCAAACCATACAACGGTTTAATAAATACCTGAAGCAGTACCGTTGTGATTATCCGCTGGCGTATATTGTAGGGCATCGTGAGTTTATGTCGCTGGACTTCGTTACCAAGCCGGGCGTGCTGATACCCAGGCCGGAGACTGAGTTTGTGGTCGAGGCGGCGCTGGTCGCGCTGAAAACAGTTGCCCGGCCGGTGGTTATGGACATAGGCACTGGTTCCGGGAATATTGCCGTATCAATTGCCAAACACATAAATAATCCGGCGATAAAAATATACGCCTCTGATATCTCCGCTCGGGCGCTGGTTATTGCCGGTCAGAATTCACGCAATCATAAAGTCTCTAAATTCATAACATTCTGCCGCGGCAATCTATTTGAGGCGTTTAGAAAACACCGCCTTGAAGGCAAGGTTGATATGATTGTCTCCAATCCGCCGTATGTGGCCCGTTCGGAAGCCCGGCTCTTGATGCCGAGCGTCCGCAGATATGAGCCCAAACAGGCCTTGTTTGCTATTGACAGTGGGTTATCATTCTACAAGGAAATAATCGCCTCAGCCCCGAAATACCTCAAGCCCGGCGGTCGTGTCATTCTGGAGATGGGCCATAATAAATTAAGGCATATCCAGAAATTAGTTGTCAAGAGTGGATACTTTGGTAGCATAAAGACGATACAAGATTATAATGGAATTGAAAGAGTGATTGTTACAAAATATATAGGACACAGTATATAG
- the prfA gene encoding peptide chain release factor 1, with protein MEKNLSDILKRYEEIETLIIQPDVVSNPAKYSALMKERGKLIRFATPLQALRDIRKQVSELTVLLGEQGHEADFYQLMKEELEVLAKKEQELVSRIEEMILANEENANRNVIMEIRAGTGGEEAALFASELFRMYSKYIDKKHWKMTLIDTSSTGLGGFKDASFSIEGEDVYKHLRFESGGHRVQRVPQTEASGRIHTSACTVAVLPEAEEVELEIRTEDLKVDTYSAGGPGGQHVNKTASAVRLTHIPTGTVVACQTERSQHRNRDLAMRLLRTRIYDAMASKVKKERDTIRKTQIGSGDRSEKIRTYNFPQSRVTDHRINFSVYNLPEFMDGNIDEMVDKLIEVDKQERLSAVKGTKDTLNTKN; from the coding sequence ATGGAAAAGAATCTGTCTGACATATTAAAGCGTTACGAGGAGATAGAGACTCTTATCATCCAGCCGGATGTGGTTTCCAATCCGGCCAAGTATTCGGCCTTGATGAAGGAGCGTGGCAAACTCATCCGCTTCGCCACGCCGCTCCAGGCCCTTCGTGACATCCGCAAGCAGGTTTCCGAGTTAACGGTGCTTCTGGGCGAACAGGGTCACGAGGCGGATTTTTACCAGCTTATGAAAGAAGAGCTGGAAGTGCTGGCCAAGAAGGAGCAGGAGCTTGTTTCGCGGATAGAGGAAATGATCCTGGCCAATGAAGAGAATGCCAACCGGAACGTGATTATGGAAATCCGGGCCGGCACGGGCGGCGAGGAGGCGGCATTGTTCGCTTCGGAGCTGTTCAGGATGTATTCTAAATACATAGACAAAAAGCACTGGAAGATGACGCTTATTGATACCAGTTCCACCGGGCTGGGCGGGTTTAAGGACGCATCATTTTCCATAGAGGGCGAAGACGTTTATAAACACCTCAGGTTCGAGAGCGGCGGGCATCGGGTCCAGCGCGTGCCGCAGACCGAAGCCAGCGGGCGCATCCATACCTCGGCCTGCACCGTGGCGGTTCTGCCAGAGGCGGAAGAGGTGGAGCTGGAAATCCGCACCGAAGACCTTAAGGTGGATACGTATTCGGCCGGCGGTCCGGGCGGACAGCACGTCAATAAGACCGCGTCGGCCGTTCGCTTGACCCATATACCGACTGGGACGGTGGTGGCTTGCCAGACCGAGCGCTCACAGCATCGCAACCGCGACCTGGCCATGAGGTTGCTCCGCACCCGTATCTATGATGCCATGGCATCAAAGGTCAAGAAGGAACGCGACACCATACGCAAGACCCAGATAGGTTCGGGCGACCGGAGCGAGAAGATACGCACTTATAATTTTCCCCAGAGCCGCGTCACCGACCATCGGATTAATTTCTCCGTATATAATCTCCCCGAATTTATGGATGGTAATATCGACGAAATGGTGGACAAGCTGATAGAGGTGGATAAGCAGGAGCGGCTGAGCGCGGTCAAAGGAACCAAGGACACATTGAATACGAAGAATTAA
- the rpmE gene encoding 50S ribosomal protein L31 produces MQEKIHPKYMETVVTCGCGETFKTRSTKEKIGVEICSKCHPFYTGKEKFIDTAGRVEKFRKKYAAKGVASEATGAATNEPPKS; encoded by the coding sequence ATGCAGGAAAAGATTCATCCGAAATATATGGAAACTGTCGTGACCTGCGGTTGCGGCGAGACGTTCAAGACCCGTTCCACCAAGGAAAAGATTGGCGTGGAAATCTGTTCTAAATGCCATCCGTTTTATACCGGCAAGGAGAAGTTCATTGATACGGCCGGACGGGTGGAGAAATTCCGCAAGAAATACGCTGCCAAGGGCGTAGCCTCGGAAGCAACCGGCGCTGCCACCAACGAACCGCCGAAATCTTAG
- the bioF gene encoding 8-amino-7-oxononanoate synthase, with protein MDFISQQISQLRQAGLLRQFRTISAINGAKVKIGGRWYISFCSNDYLGLSQHPDLRRAGRKALERFGVGSGASRLMAGTQTPHYQLEKAIARFKGAAEALLFTSGFVANLAVITTLIKEGDVVFSDELNHASLIDAIRLTRAKSFVYRHRDVDHLESLLTHKSHISNPKSQRYIITDAIFSMDGDAAPLADIVRLAKKYRCYTIVDEAHATGVFGKHGRGLAEHLGLSVKIDISIGTLSKAAGVMGGFVTGTKDFIAYIRSKGRPFIFTTALPPADCAAAVAALEVIRAKPGLRKQLWDKTDYVKSRLIKYGFDFQGSASPIIPILIGDPKKTLKISEHLWRQGMFIPAIRPPTVPADKSRLRITLSALHSRADLDYLIMELVKAKHQYKF; from the coding sequence ATGGATTTTATCAGCCAACAGATTAGCCAGCTACGTCAGGCCGGACTGCTCCGGCAGTTCAGAACCATCAGTGCCATAAACGGCGCTAAGGTGAAGATAGGCGGTAGGTGGTACATCTCGTTTTGTTCCAATGATTATCTCGGCTTGTCCCAGCATCCGGATTTACGCCGTGCTGGCCGGAAGGCCCTGGAGCGGTTTGGCGTTGGTTCCGGCGCCTCGCGCCTGATGGCCGGCACGCAGACGCCGCATTATCAGCTGGAAAAAGCTATTGCTCGATTTAAAGGCGCGGCGGAAGCGCTTTTGTTTACTTCTGGTTTCGTGGCTAATCTGGCAGTCATTACCACGTTGATAAAGGAAGGCGATGTGGTTTTTAGTGACGAGCTCAACCACGCCAGCCTGATAGATGCCATCCGCCTGACCAGAGCCAAATCATTCGTTTATCGACACCGCGATGTCGATCATCTGGAATCCTTGCTTACGCACAAATCCCATATCTCAAATCCCAAATCACAGCGTTACATCATTACCGATGCTATCTTTAGCATGGACGGCGACGCCGCTCCGCTGGCCGATATTGTCAGACTAGCTAAGAAATACAGATGCTATACTATTGTCGACGAGGCGCACGCGACCGGGGTTTTCGGCAAGCACGGCAGGGGGCTGGCCGAACACCTGGGCTTATCGGTCAAGATAGATATTAGTATCGGGACCTTGAGCAAGGCCGCTGGCGTCATGGGCGGATTTGTCACCGGCACAAAGGATTTTATCGCTTATATCAGGAGCAAGGGCCGTCCGTTCATATTCACCACGGCATTGCCGCCGGCCGACTGCGCTGCCGCTGTAGCGGCACTGGAGGTTATTCGGGCCAAGCCCGGATTGCGAAAACAGTTATGGGACAAGACGGATTATGTAAAGAGCCGCTTAATCAAATATGGATTTGATTTCCAAGGCTCGGCCAGCCCGATTATTCCGATTTTGATAGGCGACCCCAAGAAGACGCTTAAGATATCAGAGCATCTCTGGCGCCAGGGTATGTTTATCCCGGCCATTCGCCCGCCTACCGTGCCAGCCGACAAGAGCCGGCTCAGGATTACATTAAGCGCACTGCATAGCAGGGCTGATTTGGACTATTTAATAATGGAATTGGTAAAGGCTAAGCATCAATATAAATTTTAA
- the bioB gene encoding biotin synthase BioB: MNIDSIVKDIISGRQIDQTAAQFLASDKAELWELLHGANAIRQHFHQDKVHLCSIINAKSGACSEDCKFCAQSVHHNSQADVYPLMPESEIRKGYQRSKEIGAHGFSIVTSGNTLDNDEISGIAESVRNLSSEYPVNKGNPYVCGSLGRMSRENILRLKAAGLSKAHHNLETSRRYFKQVCSTHSYDERIETIRNLKDAGLRVCSGGIFGLGEGWSDRIEMALTLRELDVESIPLNFLISIKGTSMAEVKPLGPQEILRIIAVYRYILPAKDIRICAGREKNLGDMQSWIFYAGATGMMIGGYLTQPGRQVEDDLRMLDNLGMKH; the protein is encoded by the coding sequence ATGAATATTGACTCTATTGTCAAAGATATTATTTCCGGCAGGCAGATAGACCAGACGGCCGCGCAGTTCCTGGCCTCGGACAAGGCCGAGCTCTGGGAGCTGCTTCACGGCGCCAATGCCATCCGGCAGCATTTTCATCAGGATAAGGTTCATCTTTGCTCCATTATCAACGCCAAAAGCGGCGCCTGTTCCGAGGACTGTAAGTTCTGCGCCCAATCGGTTCACCATAACAGCCAGGCCGATGTTTACCCGCTGATGCCGGAGTCGGAAATCCGCAAGGGTTACCAGCGGAGCAAGGAGATAGGCGCGCACGGGTTCAGCATCGTCACCAGCGGCAATACGCTGGATAATGATGAGATATCCGGCATCGCCGAGAGTGTCCGTAATCTTTCTTCCGAATATCCTGTTAATAAAGGCAACCCATACGTTTGCGGTTCGCTCGGCCGGATGAGCCGGGAGAACATTCTCAGGCTCAAAGCAGCCGGACTCAGTAAAGCGCATCATAATCTGGAAACCTCGCGCCGGTATTTCAAGCAGGTTTGTTCCACGCATTCTTATGATGAGCGCATAGAGACCATCCGCAACCTTAAGGATGCCGGCCTAAGGGTTTGCAGCGGCGGGATATTCGGACTGGGCGAGGGCTGGTCGGACCGGATAGAGATGGCTTTGACCCTGCGGGAACTGGATGTGGAATCGATACCGCTTAATTTCCTCATTTCCATTAAAGGCACGTCGATGGCCGAAGTTAAACCGCTTGGGCCGCAGGAGATACTCAGGATTATCGCCGTTTACAGGTATATCCTGCCGGCTAAGGATATCCGTATCTGCGCCGGGCGGGAGAAGAACCTGGGCGATATGCAGTCGTGGATATTCTACGCCGGCGCCACCGGCATGATGATAGGCGGATACCTCACCCAGCCCGGGCGCCAGGTGGAAGATGATTTAAGGATGTTGGATAACCTGGGAATGAAGCACTGA
- the surE gene encoding 5'/3'-nucleotidase SurE, which produces MRILLTNDDGLETEGLVTFKDILRQRHQLTVIAPLFEQSAISHSISILSPIFVKKITYGNSGRDYIYAVKGTPADCVKLALGHYLKRRPDMVVSGINLGANLGLDIFYSGTVAAAIEASFWGITSFAVSVERPREMPARMDFAPFIRAAYKVIMDILKTRPEPGSVFNINIPYRPVSKIKGIRFTCQDMRLVRERFVKGIDPRGRLYFWMKAGPELSVFRRRPRIHPEHVHSDIESVHEGYISVTPIKAQFTDAKILANPPVINTSR; this is translated from the coding sequence ATGCGAATCCTTCTTACAAATGACGACGGATTGGAAACCGAAGGGCTAGTAACCTTCAAGGATATCCTCAGGCAAAGACATCAGCTTACAGTGATAGCGCCGTTGTTCGAGCAGAGCGCCATCAGCCATTCCATTTCTATACTCTCGCCCATCTTCGTAAAGAAAATAACTTACGGCAACAGCGGCAGGGATTATATTTATGCCGTCAAGGGCACTCCGGCCGATTGCGTCAAGCTGGCGCTGGGGCATTATCTTAAGCGCCGTCCGGATATGGTAGTTTCCGGCATTAACCTCGGGGCTAATCTGGGGCTGGATATCTTTTATTCTGGCACCGTTGCCGCGGCGATTGAGGCGTCCTTTTGGGGCATAACCTCTTTTGCCGTCTCGGTTGAGCGGCCCAGGGAAATGCCCGCCCGGATGGATTTCGCGCCGTTTATCCGGGCCGCATATAAGGTTATCATGGACATACTCAAGACCCGTCCCGAGCCGGGCAGCGTCTTTAATATCAATATTCCCTACCGGCCGGTTTCTAAAATCAAGGGTATCCGTTTTACCTGCCAGGATATGCGCCTGGTCAGGGAGCGGTTTGTCAAGGGCATAGACCCGAGAGGCCGTTTATATTTCTGGATGAAGGCCGGGCCGGAGTTGTCCGTCTTTCGCCGCCGTCCCAGAATTCATCCGGAACATGTCCATTCCGATATCGAGTCCGTTCACGAAGGCTATATTTCTGTCACTCCCATCAAGGCTCAGTTCACAGATGCAAAAATCCTTGCCAATCCGCCGGTAATTAATACAAGTAGGTAG
- a CDS encoding FliA/WhiG family RNA polymerase sigma factor, whose protein sequence is MENRKDIRRGGGHLLMDEQYQPVATGLVSERSAQEVMAQAKLADKQNTRKLWEKFKRTGAKQYHDQLVKIYLPIVRQVAEKMSGHLPGSVDVQDLSSAGIFGLLDAIKLFDLDRGIKFETYCVNRIRGAMLDELREMDWVPRLVRTRSHQLSRSCKHLQEKLGRAPTDFEIAKNLNLNLDEYNKMAQDACAFNMFSLNATLGSEKNEQSMEFSDVLKCRKDEFSNKKVINKEIVEYLKSRVSQKERLVLELYFDDDLTMKEIGLILDISESRVSQIFARVITRLQTQFKRHRSEWLS, encoded by the coding sequence ATGGAAAACCGAAAGGATATAAGAAGAGGCGGGGGTCACTTGTTAATGGATGAACAGTACCAGCCTGTCGCGACGGGACTTGTATCCGAGCGTTCGGCTCAAGAGGTCATGGCCCAGGCAAAACTCGCGGATAAGCAAAACACACGGAAGCTATGGGAGAAATTCAAAAGGACCGGAGCCAAGCAATATCACGACCAGCTGGTGAAGATTTACCTGCCCATAGTCCGTCAGGTGGCCGAAAAGATGTCCGGGCATTTACCCGGTTCGGTGGATGTGCAGGATTTGTCTTCGGCCGGGATATTCGGCTTGTTGGATGCCATCAAGCTGTTTGACCTTGACCGGGGTATTAAGTTCGAGACTTATTGCGTCAACCGCATCCGTGGCGCCATGCTCGACGAACTGCGCGAAATGGACTGGGTGCCGCGTTTGGTCAGGACCCGTTCGCATCAGCTCAGCCGTTCCTGCAAGCATCTGCAGGAAAAACTGGGCCGCGCGCCGACCGACTTTGAAATCGCCAAGAACCTTAACCTTAACCTGGATGAATACAATAAAATGGCCCAGGATGCCTGCGCCTTCAATATGTTTTCGCTTAATGCCACGCTCGGGTCTGAAAAGAACGAGCAGAGCATGGAGTTCAGCGATGTGCTCAAGTGCCGCAAAGACGAGTTTTCCAACAAGAAAGTAATCAATAAGGAAATCGTCGAGTATCTCAAGAGCCGGGTTTCTCAGAAAGAACGCCTGGTCTTGGAGCTCTATTTTGACGACGATCTGACCATGAAGGAGATAGGGCTAATTCTAGATATTTCCGAATCGCGAGTCAGCCAGATTTTCGCCCGGGTGATAACCCGGCTCCAGACCCAGTTCAAGAGGCATCGTTCCGAGTGGCTGTCATAA
- a CDS encoding sigma-54 dependent transcriptional regulator: MQYKIDDITFIYDTPQLESVFEQIKQAAQCDSTVLITGESGTGKGLAAKLLHSLSPRCQKTYVPISCPALSDTLIESELFGHEKGAFTGAEATRIGRFESADKGTVVLDEVSEINSNFQCKLLRLLDEKSFERVGGNMTKKVDVRIVATSNRNLIEMARSGHFREDLYYRLSVIPIHLPALRDHKEDIIPLIHHYITYKLSPGRKTKEIHKDTFQLLQKYCWPGNVRELFNIVERMMTVVGDDVIMPSHISGWLNGEAKPDGHPELVGQTIDDIEKEVIQQNLEHFGGNRRMTAEALKISEKTLRNKIGHYGLRV; this comes from the coding sequence ATGCAATACAAGATAGATGACATTACCTTCATTTACGATACGCCCCAGCTGGAATCCGTTTTTGAGCAGATAAAACAGGCGGCCCAGTGCGACAGCACCGTTCTGATAACCGGCGAGAGCGGCACCGGCAAGGGGCTGGCGGCCAAGCTGCTGCATTCCTTGAGCCCGCGTTGCCAGAAAACATACGTGCCTATCTCCTGCCCGGCGCTTTCGGATACCCTGATTGAAAGCGAGTTGTTCGGGCACGAGAAAGGCGCGTTTACCGGAGCCGAGGCTACGCGCATTGGGCGGTTTGAGTCGGCCGACAAGGGTACGGTGGTGCTGGACGAAGTTAGCGAGATTAATTCTAATTTCCAGTGCAAGCTATTGCGGTTGCTGGACGAGAAATCTTTCGAACGGGTCGGCGGCAATATGACCAAAAAAGTGGATGTCCGGATTGTCGCCACCTCGAACCGCAATCTTATCGAGATGGCCAGGTCCGGCCATTTCCGCGAGGACCTTTATTACCGCCTGAGCGTCATCCCCATACACCTGCCGGCCTTGCGCGACCACAAGGAAGACATTATCCCGTTAATCCATCATTATATCACTTACAAGCTGTCTCCGGGCCGAAAGACCAAGGAGATACACAAGGATACTTTTCAATTACTGCAAAAGTACTGCTGGCCGGGCAATGTCCGCGAGCTTTTCAACATCGTTGAGCGGATGATGACCGTGGTCGGAGATGACGTGATTATGCCCAGCCATATTTCAGGCTGGCTCAACGGCGAGGCTAAGCCGGACGGGCATCCGGAGCTGGTCGGACAGACCATAGACGATATTGAGAAGGAAGTCATTCAGCAGAACCTGGAACATTTCGGCGGGAACCGGAGAATGACGGCCGAAGCCCTGAAAATATCGGAAAAGACTTTGAGAAACAAGATCGGACACTACGGCCTGCGGGTCTGA
- a CDS encoding MerR family DNA-binding transcriptional regulator, whose protein sequence is MKPKAKNGRGKEMKATLSKLFRVEEIIHHLAKQGINISRQTIHNYTMMGLINAEERTPAGHRLYGEDVIDRLMRVVRLKMHRSLLEVKKVLDQEDK, encoded by the coding sequence ATGAAACCCAAGGCTAAGAACGGTAGAGGAAAAGAGATGAAAGCCACATTGTCGAAGCTTTTTCGGGTAGAGGAAATCATCCATCACCTGGCCAAGCAGGGCATCAATATCTCGCGCCAGACCATCCACAACTACACCATGATGGGACTGATAAATGCCGAGGAACGTACGCCGGCCGGACACCGGCTTTACGGCGAGGACGTCATCGACCGGCTGATGCGCGTGGTCAGGTTAAAGATGCATCGTTCGCTCCTGGAAGTTAAAAAGGTTCTGGACCAGGAAGATAAATAA